From the Pseudomonadota bacterium genome, the window TGCGGCGTATTTTTAATCTGACCATTCCGCAGATCGTTACCTTGCATCAATTGCGGGATGGCGGCAACTGTACGGCCGGTGAATTGGCGCGGAAGGTCTATCTTAGCCAGGCAACCATGACCGGCATTATAGACCGGCTTGAGAATCGAGGCCTGGTTTGTCGGGCGCGCAGTTTTGCAGACCGCCGTCGGGTGAGTGTCCAATTGACGGAAGAAGGTCTGGAAGTTGTTGAGATGATGCCGAAACCGTTGCAGGATCAATTTCGCAGCCGGCTGGCGGCCCTGCCGCCGGAGGAACAAACCGTTATTGCCGAGACGCTTTCCCGGGTCACCGTGATGATGGAAGTCGCTGATCTTGAGGCCAGTCCGTTACTTACCATCGGCGATCTGGCGCAGGCGGAAGAAGACCATTCCTGATCCTCGTTTCTCGTTTCCCCGCGCCGCCTCT encodes:
- a CDS encoding MarR family transcriptional regulator, coding for MVADGNNREEEILRYLRRIIRAIDQHSRKLRRIFNLTIPQIVTLHQLRDGGNCTAGELARKVYLSQATMTGIIDRLENRGLVCRARSFADRRRVSVQLTEEGLEVVEMMPKPLQDQFRSRLAALPPEEQTVIAETLSRVTVMMEVADLEASPLLTIGDLAQAEEDHS